The Paenibacillus sp. FSL W8-0426 region ACAGGCATGCCGAAGATCGCCCGATGACGGAAAAAGAAGGCGAGATCGGTACAGGGTTCTCTGTTGACGTCGCGAAAGCTTGGGAGCAAGCTTTCTTTGAGTTTCAGCTGCCTTCCACGCGCCAGATCGCCCTTCGCATAGCCATCGTGCTGGGCAATGGCGGGGTGATGCAGCCGCTCGCGAATCTGGTCCGCTTCGGCTTGGGTGGTGCGCAGGGATCGGGACGGCAGCAGTTCAGCTGGCTGCACATCGAGGACTTGTTCCGGATAGTCCAGTTTCTGCAGCAGCATGAGCAGTTGGAAGGTGTCTTTAATGCTTCTGCGCCCCATCCCGTAACGAACCGCCAGTTGATGGCGAGTTTGAGAGAGCAGATGGGGGCGAAAGTCGGCTTGCCTTCGCCGCGCTGGATGCTGGAACTCGGCGCGCGCTTTATTCGAACCGAAACGGAGCTTGTGCTCAAAAGCCGCTGGGTGCTTCCCGAGAGGCTGGAGCAGGAAGGGTTTGTGTTCAAATATGACACGCTTGATAAGGCGCTTGCGAGCATTTTGCAGCGATAGCTTTAACAGGTTCGGTTTGTTCGTATGACATGAAGATGTGGAAGAGGCAGATCGTCTGCCTTTTTTCCGTTACATAAATAGAAAGAGGTTGGGCCATTGCAGCTTAGAAGAGTGAAGATCGTTGGAACCGGAAAGTATCTTCCGGTACGGAAAGTAACGGATGAGGAACTGGATGCTCGCCTGCAGGTGCCTGCAGGCTGGGTTGGCAAAGCGACGGGTGTGGGCGTGCGTCACTATGCCGAAGGAAAGGAAACGTCGTCGTACATGGGAGCAAGGGCGGCGGAGGCGGCACTGGCGGATGCCGGGTTGCAATTCACCGATGTGGACTGCCTCGTGTGTACGAGCGGCACGAAGGAGCAGCCTCTGCCAAGCACGGCTGCGTTCATCCAGCAGGCCATGGGAGAGCAGGATTCGGGCATCCCGGCCTTTGACATGGACGCGACTTGCCTGAGCTTCCTGAACGGTCTGGACGTGATCTCTTATATGGTAGATGCGGGCCGTTACCACCGGGTGCTGCTGGTTGCCTCGGAGATTGCTTCGCCGGGACTAAACTGGGCAGACAAAGAAAGCGCCGCGCTTTTCGGGGACGGGGCAGCGGCTGTTATTATTGAGCGGGCTGCCGACAACGAGAGTTCCCGGATCGTGCATGCCTCGATGAAAACGTACAGCCGGGGAGCGCGCTACTCGGAGATTGCCGGTGGAGGAACAAGGCTTCATGCGGCCCATTACGATGCTTCCGCACCGGAGCCGTATTTGTTTCATATGGATGGGCAGGCGATTTTTCGTATGGCGTCAAGGCTGCTCCCGGGATTTATGGATGACTTGCTTGCGGCTTCCGCAACGCGGATGGAGGATTTCAAACTGGTCATTCCCCATCAGGGAAGCGCGATGGCGATGAGGCTGCTTCGCAAAAAACTGGGCATTCCGGCGGAACGGTTCATGGACATCACGCGCAATCATGGCAATACGATTGCCGCGTCCATTCCG contains the following coding sequences:
- a CDS encoding TIGR01777 family oxidoreductase, which codes for MGKVVLAGGTGFVGQDFADRFGKLGYEVLIISRQPGHVGWEDRSGIVQALEGAEMLINLAGKSVNCRYTEENRRVILESRTRTTRALGEAALACKQPPKVWINSSTATIYRHAEDRPMTEKEGEIGTGFSVDVAKAWEQAFFEFQLPSTRQIALRIAIVLGNGGVMQPLANLVRFGLGGAQGSGRQQFSWLHIEDLFRIVQFLQQHEQLEGVFNASAPHPVTNRQLMASLREQMGAKVGLPSPRWMLELGARFIRTETELVLKSRWVLPERLEQEGFVFKYDTLDKALASILQR
- a CDS encoding beta-ketoacyl-ACP synthase III, yielding MQLRRVKIVGTGKYLPVRKVTDEELDARLQVPAGWVGKATGVGVRHYAEGKETSSYMGARAAEAALADAGLQFTDVDCLVCTSGTKEQPLPSTAAFIQQAMGEQDSGIPAFDMDATCLSFLNGLDVISYMVDAGRYHRVLLVASEIASPGLNWADKESAALFGDGAAAVIIERAADNESSRIVHASMKTYSRGARYSEIAGGGTRLHAAHYDASAPEPYLFHMDGQAIFRMASRLLPGFMDDLLAASATRMEDFKLVIPHQGSAMAMRLLRKKLGIPAERFMDITRNHGNTIAASIPMGLHEAIRQQRIQRGDRVLMVGTAAGLSLGGLIFDY